atgttcattttctttttacaATAATGAAGTACTGCCATGTCAAGGATATCGATCAGCATGCCTGTATCAAGGTTTAATTGTATTATCAAGTGTGCTCAGTTTGCTACAGAGTCATGTTTGTTGAGCCAATAACTGAAAATAGTATcctttcgttttgaaaaggcaaagcaaaaaaaaaaaaatgatgcttgATATGAACATTAGATGAAACATCATGTTGGTTGTATTTTTTGCCCTTTTacccccctttttctttttcccttcttttgggTACATTTTTAAGTGTGTGTTTTTGCTGGAATGGCACATACAAATCTTATATATGCTAACCGCTGTCTTTTATCATCATAAACTGCTTTTTTGTGAATCAAACATTCACTTCTTACTTTGATGAGAGCTCGAGATAAATTAAAGAAATTCCCAGACATGCATGCACAATTTCTCATTTCTGGATTTCTGTCGCAGCTGGTCCCAGCTCTTGGAAACCCTTCCTCTTCCAAATGTAAGTAGGATGATTATGTTCTTCTCCGAACACTCAGTGATTTCTCTACTTATATCATAAACATGCTGTTCTATTACTGGTCATCTTCCTATGCCGGGAATTAAGCTTTTAACTTTTTTACTTGGTCATTACATAATTTACTGGTTAATTTGCTGGCATATATTTTAACAGCTTAGTTTCACCAAGGCTTATCGTGTAGTGCAGGTTAAATGGATTTGCCCCACTGCTCCTACCCGACCTGTGGCAGCCTTTGGTGGATTCCCGTGCACCGCCTGTAATTTCTCTTTCTTAATTACGAACTTCCTAATATCTTTGTATTTAGAGACCTGCTCTATTTAGTCTCATCTGATGTAGAGTTGTGAAGCATTCTCATAGTTTGGGTTCTGTCACAGGGTTCGACGTTAAAGACCTTTCAGTGGATGGTCCTGATGATGTTGAAGGGACGGATGTTTCAGCTGCACATGTAGCAAACCTCTTGTCAGCTGAGCCTGCTGATGGTAAGCTTCGAAGGAAGATACTTTGTTTGTTCACTACTGTATCTGCACATGTTTATCAGGTCATGAAATTCATATATTCGTATTGGTTTATACGtcgtttctcttttcttttaatcaTAAACGTCTGACACTTTTTAACCATGGAATCCGGACCTCAATTCCCATGGAGAGAGACCATTTAACCTGAGACGTTACTGCAATGATAATTAAGCTCTCTACTTAATTAGCAACCATAAGTTCTGGGTTCGAGTCTTGGAGATGCATCTGCATGTATCCGGGCCTAGAAAATTATAATGCATGCGGCCGGGTCTCCTTATTTTTCTCTCAAAAACGTACGACATAGTGAGAAACAAGAAGATTCTgccttatttttgttattttatggTTGAAACTGATAGACACGCGGCTTTAGGTAGCTAGGTTCCAATAACAAGAAATTAAATGAAAAGCTGGATACATATGATTATCTGAAAGTCTACTTGATGTGAAGAAGAAATCATGTTTGCGCAGTTGTGTCTGTGTGAGCATTAAATTTTGCAATTTTCagtatatttaatattttctatcgcatatatatatatatatatatactgcaCCAATCCATGTACATGTAATCCATAATAATCCATTATGGGCTTGAACTTCCagcatatatatatgcatactaACATCAAGAATGATCAAATTTGTTGTTACAGTAAAACTGGGTATCGGTGGCTTCAGCATGGGCGCGGCAACTGCCTTGTACTCTGCCAGTTGCTGCGCGTATGGTAGATACGGAAACGGCAACCCATATCCGATCAACCTGAGTGCGGTTATTGGTCTAAGTGGCTGGCTTCCATGTTCCAGGTTTGTTCAATTTTGGCGCACATAAATCTCTTCGTTATCTATTCTCATATCTCAAATCGAAATCAAAGCTCTTCAATATATATCCAGGACCTTGAAGTACAAGTTGGAAAGTTCACAAGATGCTGCAAGACGGGCTGCCTCCTTGCCTCTTTTGGTCTGTCATGGAAGAGGTGCCTaattaaatacatatatatatatatatatatatatatatatatatatatatatatatatatatatatatatatatatatatatatatatatatatatatgtatgtatatatattagctGGCTGCTATTACTTCTGAACGCATTCTCTTATCTGAAACGTTTCTGCCATGTCGCTTCTATAATTCCATGCATCGACGAATAAATCACAGCTGAAAACATTGCATTCAAATCGATCAATAAGACGTACGTACGCCTTCAATTTGGAGAGGAAACCGATGGATGGTAGGCGTCTTGATTTCTTCTGTCTTGTGTATTTTTGCAGGGGATGATGTGGTTCCCTACAAACATGGGGAAAGATCGGCGGAGGTCTTAAGATCATCTGGATTTCGAAATTTGACTTTCAAAAGTTATAGTGGGTATGGAAATTAACATTCGTTTAGCATGGTTTTTCCCAGCTGACGGAATCAACTGCTTTTTGCGTGATGATGCTATTGGCGATATGCAGGCTTGGCCACTACACGGTCCCTGAGCAAATGGATGATGTCCGCAAGTGGCTTACTGCAAGGCTGGGGCTGGATGGGTCTCGGTCATAATTGGGGAGTTTCGGGACGGCAACTTCCACAATATGGGCCAAAGAAGTCTATTAACTACTAGTAATTTTCGGTTTGGTATATGGTACGGTAGCGTTTGATCGTCTCAGCTTCCGGTCCCTCGCCGGTTGGCTCGGTATACGTACGTATTCGCTCGTTCGTTTCCTAGTCTGGCTGCTAGCTTATGGCAGCATCACTGTTTCAGAGATTGCTGGTATATATGGATATGTATGGATTTTACGTGTGCGTGTTTTGTAATATTGAGAGACCATTTCTATTATATGCAAGAATCTATAAAACTTTCCTGATGGTTGAGACTCCCCACCACTTATGCAGTTCCTATGTTGTTAGATTAAGCTGTCACTGCTGCAGCTGCATGCAGCATTATTCTACATTTGAGCTCGATGATTGTGCATTATTTTAGCATAACAAGCACTGTTTAATTTATTAGGTTCTTCCATGGGGCCTTCAGTCCGCTAATCCCATTTAGTTAAAAGTGCATGCAAGACTTATGTTTCTGATGCTCCTCTTTATTCCCAGACTTGCTCCTCCGCACGGTAGTAGACTCGGTCCTAATTAACGAGACAATATAAAAAACTActaatattttctttccctttccgtAGACATGAAGTATGAAGGCAAGGCTGATAGAATGGAGGAGTTGGGCAGGGCGACCCTTCCCCTCCATATTATAGAACTCATGAGAGTTCGtcaatatataattattttctGGGTTAAGCTGACTGGATGCACATATACATCACGACTGCCTGATGCCTGATTATATGGGCCGTTTAATTCTGCTTATTGAATCCCTTGGAGAATTCCGGGAATCCAAATAAGATGATAAAGCAGATGCACCGGATGCCACTGATGATTAGGTACATTTCACCAGCATTAAATGTTACCATAATTTTAGGAATCGCGTAACAACCTATATTGACccgtaatatattttttttagcgTGATCCTGTATCGGcttgtattattatttttttgttagcatTATTTTATTAGGGTGAGTTTAGTGATCACAACCAGTAATATTTGTTTTTGTTAGCATGATCCTATGTcagtctatattatttttcttatatggaATCTGCATGCTAGTATATATAACTCTTGAGATATACCGAATGTAAAAAAAACATAGCAATaaaatctcttttttctttcattttttctcttgtttttcttcttttctgcaaatattttaacgtGGTATTAGAGTCACCAATCATCTAATTTGTTGCTGCCATTTCTTCCGCCTTTGCTACAGTCGGTGTTGCCATGTCTAGAAGATTTGATAACCTTATTGCCAATTTATTAATCTCCATTTCCTAGTAAATAAACACCTGAATCATCTATTTTCTAATGAATTCACATATTCTCTATTTACCAATGAATCAACATTCGAAAATCCCATATTCCTTAGTAGATGTTCATATCCTATATTTTTTATAGATTAACATCTGAAGATCTTTTATTTGTAGCTCCTCTCCGCTACTTTTCTTCTCAACTTCAAATCTTCGGCCGTTCCTCCTCACCGTCACTCGACCCCTTTCTCTCCATCTCTGGTCTTATTTGTTGTCTTCAGCTCCTTCATCATTTAGTTCAAAATCTTTTGCTCCTCTTCCATAGTACCTCTGTCTACAAAGATTGTCAACCTTCGGTTGCCTTCTCTCTGATCTCTATTATCGCTACAACTGTCATCTTCTATATGTCTTCTCATTACTCATCATCAAATAAGTCAATCAACTACATCGGCAGACACGCCAGTCAGACACATGGACACATACACTGGTTTGCTATGTTAGTCAGTCATATTAGTGGATACATTAGTCTTTCACATTAGTTAGTTACGTTAGCATTGCCAACATATCAGTTTCTTGCATTAGCTTTCTGATCTATCACATAAGTTTCTAAGTTGTTATGTCTGTTTATGTTTTGCATTATCAAATTCTGTATTATCATATCAGCTTGACACATAGTCTACCATATCAGTTTTTGAGTTATTATGTCAACTCCTAATCTGCTACATCAGTTTTTGAGCTGCTATAACAGTTCGTGTTCTGCCACTTTAGGCTTTATGCTGCCAcatcatcttttgatctaccacCACATCAGCTTTTAAGCTGCTACTTTAGCTCTTGATTTAGTACATCAGTTTCTGGGTACATTTTGTGACTAGTTTTCAAACTCAAGTTAGCACATACAataccatcttgagtttgagggaGGATGTTGCCCTAATTTTAGGGATCACGTAACAACCTATAGCATGATTCTGTATCGACttgtattattttcttttattaacatTATCTTGTTAGGATAATTTTAGAAATCGCGTAAAACTTGTATCAGtcagtaatattttttttttgttagcatgatcctatatcagtctatattatttttcttatatgaaCTCTACATGCTAGTATATATAACTCCTGAGATATACCGAATGTGAAGGAACATAGCAATAAAATCTTTTTTCACTTtcactttttctcttgtttttctctttttttgcaaatattttaatatggtatcagagccaccaatCACCTAATCTGCTGCCGCCATCTCTTCTACCTTTGCTATAGTCGGCGTTGCCATGTCTAGAAGATTTGATAATACTTACTGCTGATTTATCAATCTCTATTTCCTGGTGAATAAACACCTGAATCCTCTATTTTTTAATGAATTCATATATCCTCTATTTACTAATTAATCAACATTCGAAGATCCCATATTCCTTAGTAGATGTTGATATCCTCTAATTTTGGTAGATTAATATCCGAAGATCTTTTATTTTGTAGCTTCTCTCCGCTACTTTTCTTCTCAACTTCAAATCTTCGATCGTTCCTCATCGCCATGGCTCGACCCCTTTCTCTCCATCTCTAGTTttatttattgtcttcagctcCTTCATCATTTAGTTTAAGGTCTTTTGCTCCTCTTCCATAGTACCTCTGTCTACAAAGATTGTCAACCTTCGATTGCCTTCTTTTTGAGCTCTGTCATCGCTACAACTGTCATCTTCTATATATCTTCTCGCTGCCACATCATCAGACAAGTTAATCAACCACATCGGCAAACACGTCAATCAGACACATGGACACACACCGGTTTGTTGTGTTAGTCAATCATATTAGTGGACGCATTAGTCTTTCGCATTAGTTAGTTACGTTAGCATTGTCAAACATATCAGTTTGCTGCGTTAGCTTCCTGATTTACCACATCAGTTTCTAAGCGGCTATGTCTCAGTTTATGTTCTACCATATTAAATTATGTATTATCATATC
This portion of the Phoenix dactylifera cultivar Barhee BC4 chromosome 11, palm_55x_up_171113_PBpolish2nd_filt_p, whole genome shotgun sequence genome encodes:
- the LOC103721284 gene encoding acyl-protein thioesterase 2-like, which translates into the protein MNYGSSSRASGPRTATRRSFEYGRTYVVRPKGRHQATIVWLHGLGDNGASWSQLLETLPLPNVKWICPTAPTRPVAAFGGFPCTAWFDVKDLSVDGPDDVEGTDVSAAHVANLLSAEPADVKLGIGGFSMGAATALYSASCCAYGRYGNGNPYPINLSAVIGLSGWLPCSRTLKYKLESSQDAARRAASLPLLVCHGRGDDVVPYKHGERSAEVLRSSGFRNLTFKSYSGLGHYTVPEQMDDVRKWLTARLGLDGSRS